The following are encoded together in the Daphnia magna isolate NIES linkage group LG8, ASM2063170v1.1, whole genome shotgun sequence genome:
- the LOC123475284 gene encoding uncharacterized protein LOC123475284 yields the protein MPRANKLPKYALFDFNDGSVETGTSSLIDVECDGDETSDRNFPYDVSHFVFWPHRPSKNAEEEEIVKLKQCAKILLFGNDLIQLKHYRDQLADEILPVASFGKIREKIWEKSDKPDEKINGQIQIALGSGERQSKRLKEKKYSSEETRDTSKPKTAKQSVVRKTGVKKKHDIQKSEDTLKKITEQNPAQNLRQLNVQVYNESHTSIINDILA from the exons ttaatgATGGGTCTGTGGAAACAGGGACAAGTAGTCTGATTGACGTGGAGTGTGATGGTGATGAAACATCAGACAGAAATTTCCCGTATGATGTgtctcattttgttttctggcCGCATCGGCCATCCAAAaatgctgaagaagaagaaatagtGAAACTAAAGCAATGTGccaaaattcttctttttggtA ATGACTTGATTCAACTAAAACACTATCGTGATCAGCTCGCCGATGAAATTCTGCCAGTTGCAAGTTTTGGGAAGATCAGAGAAAAAATCTGGGAGAAATCTGACAAACCTGACGAGAAAATTAATGGCCAGATTCAGATAGCCCTAGGTAGTGGGGAACGCCAGTCTAAGagattaaaggaaaaaaagtatTCGAGTGAAGAAACCAGAGACACAAGTAAACCAAAAACAGCAAAGCAATCTGTGGTGAGAAAAACAGGCGTGAAAAAGAAGCATGACATCCAAAAAAGCGAAGAcaccttgaaaaaaattacggaGCAGAACCCAGCCCAAAATCTGAGACAATTAAATGTACAAGTTTACAATGAATCGCATACTAGTATAATTAATGATATATTAGCCTGA